One region of Candidatus Polarisedimenticolia bacterium genomic DNA includes:
- a CDS encoding tetratricopeptide repeat protein — translation MICPMLSALKPTDDNGQPVNRECIYEECRFFNVEQRDCNLMMASRAMLLVAGPGAPRASATPGVTGAELLDMERRLTELGKGLLHSSLEVQGVVREAGHATIGRVAEAGDSLSRQVAEIAARLGAGPQELESRLATSLQELESRVMAGRMESETRLSERLQACLGEMQTMLQTTLAPLQARLDEQSRGVGVTAAATSQSIEQLQSIGELQQKIADRVLEELALVSATSAKLEQAVASLDKKMDRAADESMQISQLMTLVKGQAERTHAAMRSINEGNRSVIQAIETQLKRDQADLSRRAREEAQECNNRGVALYYRGAFEAAQAAFRQAIHLLPDYAEAHNNLGLVLSKMGQEAEAVQVFQEALRLDPAMSEVYNNLGFLYHTTSHFDRAVEMFGQAIQNSSDSAVAYANLGNSLYKMKQPAKAVEAWRRALELDPMNEPARRSLRMFQQDTANN, via the coding sequence ATGATCTGCCCGATGCTGTCGGCGCTCAAGCCGACCGATGACAACGGCCAGCCGGTGAACCGGGAGTGCATCTACGAGGAATGCCGCTTCTTCAACGTGGAGCAGCGCGACTGCAATCTCATGATGGCCAGCCGGGCCATGCTGCTCGTGGCCGGCCCGGGCGCGCCGCGGGCGAGCGCGACGCCGGGGGTCACGGGCGCCGAGCTTCTCGACATGGAACGGCGGCTGACCGAGCTGGGAAAGGGGCTCCTGCACTCCTCCCTCGAGGTGCAGGGCGTCGTGCGGGAAGCCGGCCATGCGACCATCGGGCGCGTGGCCGAGGCGGGCGACTCGCTCTCCCGCCAGGTCGCCGAGATCGCCGCGCGGCTGGGCGCCGGCCCCCAGGAGCTCGAGTCGCGCCTCGCGACCTCGCTGCAGGAGCTCGAATCACGGGTGATGGCCGGCCGGATGGAGAGCGAGACCCGGCTCTCCGAAAGACTGCAGGCCTGCCTGGGCGAAATGCAGACCATGCTCCAGACGACCCTGGCCCCGCTGCAGGCGCGGCTCGACGAGCAGTCTCGCGGGGTCGGAGTGACCGCAGCCGCGACGTCACAAAGCATCGAACAGCTCCAGTCGATCGGCGAGCTGCAGCAGAAGATCGCCGACCGGGTGCTCGAGGAGCTGGCCCTGGTCAGCGCCACGTCGGCGAAGCTGGAGCAGGCGGTGGCCTCCCTGGACAAGAAGATGGACCGGGCCGCCGACGAGTCCATGCAGATCTCCCAGCTCATGACTCTGGTGAAGGGACAGGCGGAAAGGACCCACGCCGCCATGCGCTCCATCAACGAAGGCAACCGCTCGGTCATCCAGGCCATCGAGACCCAGCTGAAGCGCGACCAGGCCGATCTCTCGCGGCGCGCCCGGGAGGAGGCCCAGGAGTGCAACAACCGGGGCGTGGCCCTCTATTATCGGGGCGCCTTCGAGGCGGCCCAGGCGGCCTTCCGCCAGGCCATCCATCTCCTGCCGGATTACGCCGAAGCGCACAACAACCTCGGGCTCGTCCTGTCGAAGATGGGGCAGGAGGCCGAGGCGGTGCAGGTCTTCCAGGAGGCGCTGCGTCTCGACCCGGCCATGAGCGAGGTCTACAACAATCTCGGGTTCCTGTACCACACGACGTCCCATTTCGATCGGGCGGTGGAGATGTTCGGCCAGGCGATCCAGAACAGCTCCGACTCCGCGGTCGCCTACGCCAATCTCGGGAACTCCCTGTACAAGATGAAGCAGCCCGCGAAGGCGGTGGAGGCCTGGCGCCGCGCCCTCGAGCTCGACCCGATGAACGAGCCGGCCCGACGCAGCCTGCGCATGTTCCAGCAGGACACCGCGAACAACTAG
- a CDS encoding tetratricopeptide repeat protein encodes MDLNGLKEIVKDLTQSAESRAVSKALKCFSKGQLDKAIEILTEAKAESPENSDILFELSRYLVLANRGHEAAEALRTVLRRHPKAYQRANEMIEEMRARHANVSPLFDAVAEHFIRHDDFKSALDALERMKADEIRAFLPRHRGKWEGLRKSAPDAKMARTSLHSAYYLALCHEALREYDPAATIFRIIAKNNPEELPKILKRLEALLAKDYQNAALRVAVGDLFLRVGREEDAAQQLALVLETDPRGAPHVAERMAEYLREKGEKPELRWILVSAHLAAKQAEAAIREMRPLVDSGALLDRVVPALESLAASDPARAVEARLLLATATARRGHAQPAVDILLGIAEEKGMAAIREPLEAIAASAPGSAKAQYLLADVHLAEKRSAEAVDCLRKARAAAPQEEGLLVPRLHKVLEADPASADAHLLLADLLIRSGERERATVVLRHLVREAPASAGEAVARFATLLKEDAPPPRARIGAAEANLEMKRFPEALQQLQEAAASAPELAAEFLHTVGLLAEAAPDLHEGTAALLRGLESRTPLTEAVRFALGEALFFGGKVSAAATVFRDLLQAAPERAQEIRAALERFDRDSPEAAEVRVLLATLCLDRGDHQGALAELSRGAAIPALIDRIIARYEEIVKAAPDDLDARVAFVQILAIGRRFDRVLSLGAETLKMRDDATSAPVLLAMGDALREKGDGGSATKRFFAAYGRDRSLGSAVIERLRRMIEAEGSLPLGSLALGKVLASEGLCGEAVDSLRAARASDPKLSDTILSELQRLRDAFPADPQPALEMLVILQESGDHKRAVQAISPILDARPDLAAVLAGHLDRILKADPQQPFATFEMGRALQHLKLFPRSAASYLAAFRLDPSLAPMILKRLQEMMDAVPNCPDPYLVACAVHAGRGKFQSAAEKIEQALKNLPGEVDRLLPRLEEIQRQERGSTAISLIYADACLRAGRHDKALAAFGETARRDPSALDRACEGIEAIVKAAPGLGEAYLWRARMRAQRLQVDQALADLKEASRLAHQLGPRIIEEAEALRERAPESHGVTLLLADHYVAAGRDADASRILREALERGGVRAERLAVLVRLWRVAASGGDDDQARHYLSEAARLSPDRNQFLLRVHETHLSLLRAAAARLRGQIEHGSRRGAEIQSMLRVLCDLGQVDEAAATLEHHAPDLAPQEVSRLRAEIALCRGDYPRAAEHLMPLGASRALAFAASQAGDFALAARTLEALVKKGGEPGLQTSLARVYRELVAADLMGGRRRLAGETLISYGEEASA; translated from the coding sequence ATGGACTTGAACGGGCTGAAGGAAATCGTCAAGGACCTCACCCAGAGCGCCGAGAGCCGCGCGGTCTCCAAGGCGCTGAAGTGCTTTTCGAAGGGACAGCTCGACAAGGCGATCGAGATCCTCACCGAAGCCAAGGCCGAGTCCCCCGAGAACAGCGACATCCTCTTCGAGCTCTCCCGCTACCTGGTCCTGGCGAACCGGGGCCACGAGGCGGCCGAGGCGCTGCGCACCGTCCTGCGTCGCCATCCGAAGGCCTACCAGCGCGCCAATGAAATGATCGAGGAGATGCGCGCCCGCCACGCGAACGTCTCGCCGCTGTTCGACGCCGTGGCCGAGCACTTCATCCGCCACGACGACTTCAAGAGCGCCCTGGACGCGCTGGAGCGCATGAAGGCGGACGAGATCCGCGCCTTCCTGCCGCGCCACCGCGGCAAGTGGGAGGGCCTCCGGAAGAGCGCCCCCGACGCCAAGATGGCCAGGACGTCCCTGCACTCGGCCTACTACCTGGCCCTGTGTCACGAGGCGCTGCGCGAGTACGACCCGGCGGCCACCATCTTCCGAATCATCGCGAAGAACAACCCGGAGGAGTTGCCGAAAATCCTGAAGCGCCTGGAGGCGCTTCTCGCGAAGGACTACCAGAACGCCGCGCTGCGCGTGGCGGTCGGCGATCTCTTCCTGCGCGTGGGACGCGAGGAGGACGCGGCCCAGCAGCTGGCGCTCGTCCTGGAGACCGACCCGCGCGGCGCGCCGCACGTTGCCGAGAGAATGGCCGAGTACCTCCGGGAAAAGGGGGAGAAGCCCGAGCTGCGCTGGATCCTGGTCTCGGCCCACCTGGCCGCGAAACAGGCGGAGGCGGCGATCCGTGAGATGCGCCCGCTCGTCGATTCGGGCGCGCTTCTCGACCGGGTCGTGCCGGCCCTGGAATCGCTTGCCGCCTCCGATCCCGCCCGGGCGGTGGAGGCGCGCCTGCTCCTGGCCACGGCGACGGCACGGCGCGGCCACGCGCAGCCGGCGGTCGACATCCTGCTCGGCATCGCCGAGGAGAAGGGGATGGCCGCCATCCGCGAGCCGCTCGAGGCGATCGCGGCCTCCGCCCCCGGGAGCGCCAAGGCGCAATACCTGCTGGCGGACGTTCACCTGGCGGAGAAGCGCAGCGCCGAGGCGGTCGACTGCCTGCGCAAGGCACGGGCTGCGGCCCCCCAGGAAGAGGGTCTTCTCGTTCCGAGGCTCCACAAGGTCCTGGAGGCCGACCCGGCGAGCGCCGACGCCCACCTGCTCCTCGCCGATCTGCTGATCCGGAGCGGCGAGCGCGAACGGGCGACGGTCGTGCTGCGCCACCTGGTGCGCGAGGCCCCGGCTTCCGCCGGCGAGGCGGTGGCGCGCTTCGCGACGCTCCTGAAGGAGGACGCGCCGCCGCCACGAGCCCGCATCGGCGCCGCCGAGGCGAATCTCGAGATGAAGCGCTTCCCGGAAGCGTTGCAGCAGCTTCAGGAGGCCGCCGCCTCGGCTCCCGAGCTCGCCGCCGAGTTCCTGCACACGGTCGGGCTTCTGGCGGAGGCGGCCCCCGACCTGCACGAGGGGACCGCCGCCCTTCTGCGCGGGCTCGAGTCCCGCACTCCGCTCACGGAGGCCGTGCGCTTCGCTCTCGGCGAGGCCCTGTTCTTCGGCGGCAAGGTGAGCGCCGCGGCGACGGTGTTCCGGGACCTGCTGCAGGCCGCTCCCGAGCGCGCCCAGGAGATCAGGGCGGCGCTCGAGCGTTTCGATCGCGACAGCCCCGAGGCGGCGGAAGTGCGAGTGCTCCTGGCGACCCTCTGTCTCGACCGCGGGGACCATCAGGGGGCCCTCGCCGAGCTGTCCCGCGGCGCCGCGATTCCGGCGCTGATCGATCGCATCATCGCCCGCTACGAAGAGATCGTGAAGGCGGCGCCGGACGACCTCGACGCCCGCGTCGCCTTCGTGCAGATTCTCGCGATCGGCCGGCGCTTTGACCGCGTGCTGTCGCTCGGCGCCGAGACGCTCAAGATGCGCGACGACGCCACATCGGCCCCCGTCCTTCTGGCCATGGGGGACGCCCTCAGGGAGAAAGGGGACGGCGGCAGCGCCACGAAGCGCTTCTTCGCGGCCTATGGCCGCGACCGCTCGCTGGGGAGCGCGGTGATCGAGAGGCTGCGCCGCATGATCGAGGCGGAGGGCTCCCTCCCCCTGGGATCCCTGGCGCTGGGCAAGGTCCTGGCCTCCGAAGGGCTCTGCGGCGAGGCGGTGGATTCGCTGCGCGCCGCGCGCGCCAGCGATCCGAAGCTCTCCGACACCATCCTCTCCGAGCTGCAGCGTCTGCGGGACGCCTTCCCCGCCGATCCGCAGCCGGCGCTGGAGATGCTGGTCATTCTCCAGGAGTCCGGCGATCACAAGCGCGCCGTGCAGGCCATCTCGCCGATCCTGGACGCCAGGCCCGACCTCGCCGCGGTTCTGGCCGGCCATCTCGACCGGATTCTCAAGGCCGACCCGCAGCAGCCGTTCGCCACCTTCGAGATGGGGCGCGCGCTGCAGCACCTGAAGCTCTTCCCCCGCAGCGCCGCGAGCTATCTCGCCGCCTTCCGCCTCGACCCGTCGCTGGCGCCGATGATCCTGAAACGGCTTCAGGAGATGATGGACGCGGTCCCGAACTGCCCCGATCCGTACCTGGTGGCCTGCGCCGTCCACGCCGGGCGCGGCAAGTTCCAATCGGCGGCCGAGAAGATCGAGCAGGCGCTCAAGAACCTTCCGGGCGAAGTCGACCGGCTCCTGCCGCGCCTGGAGGAGATCCAGAGGCAGGAGCGCGGCAGCACCGCCATCTCGCTGATCTACGCCGATGCCTGCCTGCGCGCCGGCCGGCACGACAAGGCGCTGGCCGCCTTCGGCGAGACGGCGCGCCGCGATCCATCGGCCCTGGATCGCGCCTGCGAGGGGATCGAGGCGATCGTGAAGGCCGCGCCGGGCCTGGGCGAGGCCTACCTCTGGCGGGCGCGCATGCGCGCCCAGCGCCTGCAGGTCGACCAGGCGCTGGCCGATCTCAAGGAGGCCTCCCGCCTGGCCCACCAGCTCGGGCCCCGGATCATCGAGGAGGCGGAGGCGCTCCGGGAGCGCGCTCCGGAATCGCACGGCGTGACGCTCCTCCTGGCGGACCATTACGTCGCCGCGGGACGGGACGCCGATGCCTCCCGAATCCTGCGCGAGGCCCTCGAGCGGGGCGGCGTCCGCGCGGAGCGGCTGGCGGTCCTGGTGCGGCTGTGGCGCGTGGCGGCGTCCGGCGGGGACGACGACCAGGCGCGCCACTACCTGTCCGAGGCGGCCCGCCTCTCCCCCGACCGCAACCAGTTCCTGCTGCGGGTGCACGAGACGCACCTGTCCCTGCTCCGCGCCGCGGCGGCGCGGCTGCGCGGGCAGATCGAGCACGGCTCCCGCCGCGGCGCCGAAATCCAGTCGATGCTGCGCGTCCTGTGCGACCTGGGTCAGGTCGACGAGGCGGCGGCCACCCTCGAGCACCACGCGCCCGACCTCGCGCCCCAGGAGGTCTCCCGCCTGCGCGCCGAGATCGCCCTCTGCCGGGGGGACTATCCGCGCGCCGCGGAGCACTTGATGCCGCTGGGCGCCAGCCGGGCCCTCGCGTTCGCCGCCTCCCAGGCCGGTGATTTCGCCCTGGCGGCCCGCACGCTGGAGGCCCTGGTCAAGAAGGGCGGTGAGCCGGGCCTGCAGACTTCCCTGGCGCGCGTCTACCGGGAGCTGGTTGCCGCCGACCTGATGGGCGGCCGGCGCCGTCTTGCGGGCGAGACCCTCATCTCGTACGGCGAGGAAGCCTCCGCATGA
- a CDS encoding CBS domain-containing protein, producing the protein MRASDIMTREVATVTPETRIEDLCDLLRDRKITGAPVVDAEGRLLGIVSKDDVLFRGRNSDSETRQTADIKLLFTSGFVGFDQGNGGPVIVGEIMTRGVISAPEDATVEKLCLLMWERRIHRVPIVRGEILVGIVSALDVCRLFTNGRLTS; encoded by the coding sequence ATGCGCGCATCCGACATCATGACCAGGGAAGTGGCGACCGTCACTCCTGAGACTCGAATCGAGGATCTCTGCGATCTCCTGCGGGACCGGAAGATCACCGGTGCGCCCGTGGTCGATGCGGAGGGGCGACTCCTGGGAATCGTCTCCAAGGATGATGTCCTGTTCCGGGGACGGAACTCCGATTCCGAAACTCGTCAAACTGCTGACATCAAGCTGCTGTTCACCTCCGGGTTCGTCGGCTTCGATCAAGGGAATGGTGGACCCGTGATCGTCGGCGAGATCATGACCAGGGGAGTGATCAGCGCTCCCGAGGATGCCACCGTGGAGAAGTTGTGTCTTCTCATGTGGGAGCGACGGATCCATCGAGTTCCGATCGTCCGCGGGGAGATTCTCGTGGGGATCGTCAGCGCCCTCGATGTCTGCCGGCTCTTCACGAACGGACGGCTGACTTCCTGA
- a CDS encoding S8 family serine peptidase, with translation MDRSSRQGKRILAIIAAFLIVLPAANASGAQGGTRLSGEVEAKIRAAGADDLIPVIIQTVGEPTTGHFARLHGRGGAVKSRHLAIRGYSARVPASQLAALADDPEIEHVSFDTPVKAHMDVAYRSVRADLAGVASGGLDGRGVGIALVDTGATGHRDLLRPKGAPQVVEVEVVGHENGLADYFGHGTHVAGILNGNGAASSDPPSFRTFKGMAPGAQLISIRSLHPDGTGVTSDIIAAIDWAVRFKTAYNIRVMNLSLGHPVYESYKDDPLCRAVRNAYDNGIVVVVAAGNDGAIGSGFGTITSPGNEPTAVTVGAMDDADTVATSDDVLGWYSSKGPTLIDYVVKPDLVAPGTSIVSLRAAGSYIDATYPDQALRLSEYKIGTLSGPDRVGDYLVLSGTSMAAPMVAGTAALMLQKDPSLTAATVKARLMKAAAKDKRLIFETGAGYLDVEVALLATGTAKSGASPLAMLASDGNVYIEDTGLIWGNEFTLSIVWGGGTKGGLDGIGLLDVPESIVSVYGGIWGGRGGTHSLLENNMITASGLIWAGDRCSLDSASGSLDILGGIWGGGKRP, from the coding sequence ATGGACCGCTCATCCAGACAGGGCAAAAGGATTCTGGCGATTATTGCCGCCTTCCTGATTGTTCTGCCTGCTGCGAACGCGTCGGGCGCGCAGGGCGGTACCAGGCTGTCGGGCGAAGTCGAAGCGAAGATCCGCGCTGCGGGTGCGGACGACCTCATTCCCGTCATCATCCAGACAGTGGGCGAGCCGACCACAGGCCATTTCGCCCGGCTCCACGGCCGGGGCGGCGCGGTGAAATCGCGGCACCTTGCCATCCGCGGCTACTCGGCGCGCGTGCCGGCGTCCCAGCTCGCGGCCCTGGCCGACGACCCCGAGATCGAGCACGTGTCCTTCGACACGCCCGTCAAGGCGCACATGGATGTGGCGTACCGGTCGGTGAGGGCCGACCTGGCCGGCGTCGCCTCGGGCGGGCTCGACGGACGCGGAGTCGGGATCGCGCTGGTGGACACCGGCGCCACGGGGCACCGTGACCTGCTGCGGCCGAAAGGCGCGCCGCAGGTGGTCGAAGTCGAAGTGGTGGGGCACGAGAACGGCCTGGCCGATTATTTCGGTCACGGCACGCACGTCGCCGGCATCCTCAACGGCAACGGCGCCGCGTCGAGCGACCCGCCATCGTTCCGCACCTTCAAGGGGATGGCCCCAGGGGCGCAGCTCATCTCGATCCGGTCGCTCCACCCGGACGGCACCGGCGTGACGTCGGACATCATCGCGGCCATCGACTGGGCCGTCCGTTTCAAGACCGCCTACAACATCCGGGTCATGAACCTGTCGCTCGGCCACCCGGTGTACGAGTCGTACAAGGACGACCCGCTGTGCCGCGCCGTGCGCAATGCTTACGACAACGGCATCGTCGTGGTGGTTGCGGCCGGCAACGACGGCGCCATCGGCAGCGGCTTCGGGACGATCACGAGTCCGGGCAACGAGCCGACCGCGGTGACGGTCGGCGCCATGGATGACGCCGACACGGTGGCGACGTCCGACGACGTCCTGGGCTGGTACTCCTCGAAGGGGCCCACCCTCATCGACTACGTGGTGAAACCGGACCTGGTCGCCCCCGGCACGTCGATCGTGTCGCTGCGCGCCGCCGGGTCGTACATCGACGCGACCTATCCTGATCAGGCGCTGAGACTCAGCGAATACAAGATCGGCACCCTCTCCGGACCCGACCGGGTCGGCGACTACCTGGTCCTGTCGGGGACCTCGATGGCGGCGCCGATGGTGGCGGGGACCGCAGCGCTGATGCTGCAGAAGGACCCGTCCCTGACCGCCGCGACCGTGAAGGCCCGCCTGATGAAGGCGGCGGCCAAGGACAAGCGGCTCATCTTCGAAACGGGGGCCGGCTACCTCGACGTGGAGGTGGCCCTCCTGGCGACCGGCACCGCGAAGAGCGGCGCCTCCCCCCTGGCCATGCTGGCCTCCGACGGCAACGTGTACATCGAAGACACCGGCCTCATCTGGGGGAATGAGTTCACGCTGAGCATCGTGTGGGGTGGCGGGACGAAGGGCGGCCTCGACGGGATCGGCCTGCTCGACGTTCCCGAATCCATCGTCTCTGTCTACGGCGGCATCTGGGGCGGCAGGGGAGGTACGCACTCGCTCCTCGAGAACAACATGATCACCGCCTCCGGGCTCATCTGGGCGGGCGACCGCTGCTCGCTCGACTCCGCCTCCGGCTCCCTCGACATCCTCGGTGGGATCTGGGGCGGGGGGAAGAGGCCATGA
- a CDS encoding TonB-dependent receptor, whose protein sequence is MAWLPVLASGPVGLKGTVLDRDGAPIPGATVRVENRALGLNQGAVTDAKGEFRVVPLSPGRGYSMRVSFPGMATVVLPDVDLPPSRVSSLQITLFPESQLKERLRVVEKAEAVNPDETTLQTTFSAEFIDALPILGRNYQDVLTLAPGVTDVDGDGNVNIHGARDTDVVTLVDGVSTVDPLTGRRGQELNLESIQEIEVKTSGASAEFGRAQGGFVNIITRSGGNQFQGNFKFFWRASLLDGDGAGIDDPALHLGVGDTGLRDLKFNTLTPFASASGPIAKDRAWFFVSAEYIQIEDPVNTQTQAFVRGLREKRLFSKASWDMAQGHKLVFTAIYDPQEYDNEGLDSFTPLESGYTMERGGRNLILKETAIFNPSVFLETTVQDFVSQPRRIPTTGPDTNHNGYLYIDRNGNRTFEASERDSGDDWDDDGAWDVFERDADGDRMVDKDEDRDGDGRFTVARSGCEGPGMREDLDCDGNLDRIVEDANGNGILDSGEDRDGDHRLDSGIEDRNGNLRLDDRPRPRPTDVILDFRPDGTIVRLPSSYPYVSFVPLPPDRDYQQDEATSRVSGPNNLTQDREVGRFTLRHDLTVYVPEFHGSHDIKVGAILENESFRQETVVRPMLKLLKAEEGGPPQLGVDVPTEPGVSNEASSLTFGGYIQDGFKPLPNLSFGFGLRFDREATDSFGYSPVDPAAERRLYDRLLSLSGDERLLDDQLVGNGDGIRSLGFCNDPVVHCVGGPAENPHVADLFLLPRIYPSRLTQHHSAAVVTAEALRSLFPGAIVTDEATGDLIIDREILRAQGSATFQDRESFRLTNNNLAPRVSVSWDPFADARTKIYVNWGRFFDKLFLSAVTPEEGPDFTTRSYRVDPDGVTGAGIPDGRIGPTISKAPPSSVQVDRGLQTPFSDELTIGLEREIAPEVALRLTYINRKYRQQLQGRDVNHTLRFKDGRPIDFIGGLLSNLTPQGLVKITRAPDGFPDLYIQNFFFSRIDQIANVNAADYSGIEVQLTRRLSRKWQMDASYTYSRAVGNAESFDSDLGDDPSVTDLEHGYLAYDMRHQVKLNAVVYLPRDWQVGGVLSWHSGLPFSVISKVRAFDNFDYLQDRTMFGYVQEEGGEPVFIPVRRNSERNGAVYNINLRASKAFVLGRLSSKLFMTADNLLNSDDLTIHTENRNAAEHALQLDSERRFGRRFEVGFQIEF, encoded by the coding sequence GTGGCATGGCTGCCGGTGCTGGCGTCCGGGCCGGTCGGCCTGAAGGGGACCGTCCTGGACCGGGACGGCGCCCCGATCCCGGGCGCGACGGTCCGGGTGGAGAACCGGGCGCTCGGCCTGAATCAGGGGGCGGTCACCGACGCGAAAGGGGAGTTCCGCGTCGTGCCGCTCAGCCCGGGTCGCGGCTACAGCATGCGCGTCTCCTTCCCGGGCATGGCCACGGTGGTCCTGCCGGACGTCGACCTGCCGCCCTCGCGGGTCTCCTCGCTCCAGATCACGCTCTTCCCCGAGTCCCAGCTCAAGGAACGGCTGCGCGTCGTCGAGAAGGCGGAGGCGGTGAACCCCGACGAGACCACCCTCCAGACGACCTTCAGCGCGGAGTTCATCGATGCGCTGCCCATCCTCGGTCGCAACTATCAGGACGTGCTCACGCTGGCGCCGGGGGTGACCGACGTGGACGGAGACGGCAACGTCAACATTCACGGCGCCCGCGACACGGACGTCGTCACGCTCGTGGACGGCGTCTCGACGGTCGATCCGCTCACCGGGCGGAGAGGACAGGAGCTGAACCTCGAGTCGATCCAGGAGATCGAGGTCAAGACATCCGGCGCCTCGGCGGAATTCGGCCGGGCGCAGGGAGGGTTCGTCAACATCATCACCAGGTCGGGCGGCAACCAGTTTCAGGGGAACTTCAAGTTCTTCTGGCGGGCAAGCCTGCTGGACGGGGACGGCGCGGGTATCGACGACCCGGCTCTGCACCTCGGGGTGGGGGACACCGGCCTCAGGGACCTGAAGTTCAACACCCTGACGCCGTTCGCCTCGGCCAGCGGCCCGATCGCGAAGGACAGGGCCTGGTTCTTCGTCAGCGCCGAGTACATCCAGATCGAGGACCCGGTCAATACCCAGACCCAGGCGTTCGTGCGCGGCCTGCGCGAGAAGCGACTTTTCAGCAAGGCGAGCTGGGACATGGCCCAGGGGCACAAACTCGTATTCACCGCGATCTACGACCCGCAGGAGTACGACAACGAGGGCCTCGACTCGTTCACCCCGCTGGAGAGCGGGTACACGATGGAACGCGGAGGTCGCAACCTGATCTTGAAGGAGACCGCCATCTTCAATCCGAGCGTCTTTCTCGAGACGACGGTGCAGGACTTCGTGTCGCAGCCCAGGCGGATCCCGACGACCGGGCCCGACACCAACCACAACGGGTACCTGTACATCGATCGGAACGGCAACCGGACGTTCGAGGCCAGCGAGCGTGATTCCGGCGACGACTGGGACGACGATGGGGCCTGGGATGTCTTCGAGCGCGATGCGGACGGCGACCGTATGGTGGACAAGGACGAAGATCGCGACGGCGACGGGCGCTTCACCGTGGCGCGGAGCGGGTGCGAGGGGCCGGGCATGCGCGAGGATCTGGACTGCGACGGCAACCTCGACCGGATCGTGGAGGACGCCAATGGCAACGGGATCCTTGACAGCGGCGAGGACAGGGACGGCGACCACCGGCTGGATTCCGGGATCGAGGACCGCAACGGGAACCTGCGCCTCGACGACCGGCCCCGCCCGAGACCCACGGACGTGATTCTCGACTTCAGGCCCGACGGCACGATCGTCCGGCTGCCGTCGAGCTACCCGTACGTCTCGTTCGTGCCCCTTCCTCCGGACCGCGACTATCAGCAGGACGAGGCCACCTCCCGCGTGAGCGGTCCCAACAATCTGACTCAGGATCGCGAGGTCGGCCGGTTCACGCTGCGCCACGACCTGACGGTGTACGTGCCGGAGTTCCACGGGTCGCACGACATCAAGGTCGGAGCCATCCTCGAAAACGAGAGCTTCCGCCAGGAGACCGTGGTGCGCCCGATGCTCAAGCTTCTGAAGGCCGAGGAAGGCGGGCCACCCCAGCTCGGCGTGGACGTGCCGACCGAGCCGGGGGTCTCCAACGAGGCCTCGAGCCTGACGTTCGGCGGCTACATCCAGGACGGCTTCAAGCCGCTCCCCAACCTGTCGTTCGGGTTCGGCCTGCGCTTCGATCGGGAGGCGACCGACTCGTTCGGGTACTCCCCGGTGGATCCGGCGGCCGAGAGGCGGCTCTACGATCGCCTGTTGAGCCTCAGCGGCGACGAGCGGCTCCTGGATGATCAGCTGGTCGGCAATGGCGACGGGATCAGGAGCCTGGGATTCTGCAACGATCCGGTCGTGCACTGCGTGGGGGGACCGGCGGAGAACCCGCACGTGGCGGATCTCTTCCTTTTGCCGCGCATCTACCCCTCCCGGCTCACCCAGCACCACAGCGCCGCCGTGGTGACGGCGGAGGCTCTGCGCTCCCTGTTCCCCGGCGCCATCGTCACGGACGAGGCCACGGGGGACCTGATCATCGACCGCGAGATCTTGCGTGCGCAGGGCTCCGCCACGTTCCAGGATCGGGAGTCATTCCGCCTGACGAACAACAACCTGGCCCCCCGCGTGTCGGTGTCGTGGGACCCGTTCGCGGACGCCCGCACCAAGATCTACGTCAACTGGGGCCGCTTCTTCGACAAGCTGTTCCTGAGCGCCGTGACGCCCGAGGAGGGGCCGGATTTCACCACGCGCTCCTACCGGGTCGACCCTGACGGGGTCACCGGCGCCGGAATCCCCGACGGCCGCATCGGGCCGACGATCTCGAAGGCGCCGCCGTCGAGCGTCCAGGTCGATCGCGGCCTGCAGACGCCGTTCTCCGACGAGCTGACGATCGGGCTCGAGCGGGAGATCGCGCCCGAGGTCGCCCTGCGGCTCACCTACATCAACCGGAAGTACCGGCAGCAGCTCCAGGGCCGGGATGTCAACCACACGCTGCGCTTCAAGGACGGCCGGCCGATCGACTTCATCGGCGGGCTGCTCTCGAACCTCACCCCCCAGGGCCTCGTGAAGATCACCCGGGCCCCGGACGGCTTCCCCGATCTGTACATCCAGAACTTCTTCTTCAGCCGGATCGACCAGATCGCCAACGTCAACGCGGCCGATTACAGCGGCATCGAGGTGCAGCTGACCCGGAGGCTGAGCCGCAAGTGGCAGATGGACGCCTCCTACACCTACTCGCGGGCGGTGGGGAACGCCGAGTCGTTCGATTCCGATCTGGGGGATGATCCGTCCGTGACCGACCTGGAGCACGGCTACCTCGCCTACGACATGAGACACCAGGTGAAGCTGAACGCCGTGGTCTATCTTCCGCGCGACTGGCAGGTGGGGGGCGTCCTGTCGTGGCACTCGGGCCTGCCGTTCTCGGTGATCTCGAAGGTCAGGGCGTTCGACAATTTCGACTACCTGCAGGACCGCACCATGTTCGGTTACGTGCAGGAGGAAGGCGGTGAGCCCGTCTTCATCCCGGTGCGGCGGAACTCCGAGCGCAACGGCGCGGTCTACAACATCAACCTGCGCGCCTCGAAGGCGTTCGTGCTCGGGCGCCTGAGCTCGAAGCTGTTCATGACGGCGGACAACCTGCTCAACTCCGACGACCTGACCATTCACACGGAGAACCGGAACGCTGCGGAGCACGCCCTGCAGCTCGACTCGGAACGGCGCTTCGGGAGACGGTTCGAGGTCGGTTTCCAGATCGAGTTCTGA